In a genomic window of Syntrophales bacterium:
- a CDS encoding hemolysin family protein — MTLEQIFILAIIAACVLLQGLFSGGEIALVSSNIHKLRQKARRGSRAAGMVLELREKPHLFLSMAPIGTNLCEVTASTGATLLFISLFGPLRGEWLAVGIMIPVLLLFGEVIPKSICQARPEKSAQRLSWFFRGASWLLAPLVFVVSRLTLRVVLLLTGKTDLSYSPYITRDALVSLISSGSDGDTDILRSEKDMVRRVFDFSGTTAGEIMVPLSAMTALPVTATLEDAVRLVREQGFLRIPVYRDQVLNIVGILDTFDLLACVQPDRRNQDEPAESVQGCLKTDVLYIPDTMPAKDLLLEMKTRGERMAAVVDEYGGVVGIVTLEDILEEVVGEIHDEYDTGEKLFRRLGPGHYLFNARISIERIRTILPMEFPEGDYETLGGFLLARMGRIPKKRDTFPIGPVIFIVEDAGERAVREVAARFSPELERLAGDGGGGGGSWSVEKT; from the coding sequence GCTTGAGCAGATCTTCATCCTGGCGATCATTGCGGCCTGTGTGCTCCTGCAGGGCTTGTTCTCCGGAGGGGAAATCGCACTGGTATCATCGAACATTCACAAACTCCGCCAGAAGGCGAGGAGGGGTTCCCGGGCGGCCGGCATGGTGCTGGAACTGCGCGAAAAACCCCACCTGTTCCTTTCCATGGCCCCCATCGGGACCAACCTCTGCGAGGTCACGGCGAGCACCGGCGCCACCCTGCTTTTCATCTCCCTGTTCGGCCCCCTTCGGGGGGAATGGCTGGCCGTGGGGATCATGATCCCGGTCCTCCTCCTGTTCGGCGAGGTCATCCCCAAGAGTATCTGCCAGGCCCGTCCGGAAAAGTCGGCACAGCGTCTGTCCTGGTTCTTCCGCGGAGCCTCCTGGCTCCTGGCTCCACTCGTTTTCGTCGTTTCCCGGTTGACCCTGCGCGTGGTTCTGCTCCTGACGGGAAAGACTGACCTCAGCTATTCCCCGTACATCACCCGGGATGCCCTGGTGTCGCTGATCAGCAGCGGGTCCGACGGAGACACGGACATCCTTCGTTCCGAGAAGGACATGGTCAGGCGGGTGTTTGATTTCTCAGGGACCACCGCCGGGGAAATCATGGTGCCCCTGTCGGCGATGACGGCCCTTCCGGTGACGGCGACGCTTGAAGACGCCGTCCGGCTCGTCAGGGAGCAGGGTTTTCTACGGATCCCCGTTTACCGCGACCAGGTGCTGAACATTGTAGGGATTCTCGACACGTTCGACCTGCTGGCCTGCGTGCAGCCGGATCGCCGGAACCAGGACGAGCCCGCCGAATCCGTCCAGGGCTGCCTGAAGACGGATGTGCTTTACATCCCGGATACAATGCCCGCAAAGGATTTGCTTCTGGAGATGAAGACCCGGGGGGAGCGGATGGCCGCCGTGGTCGACGAGTACGGGGGAGTCGTCGGGATCGTCACCCTGGAAGACATTCTGGAGGAGGTCGTGGGAGAGATCCACGATGAGTACGATACGGGCGAGAAGCTGTTCAGGCGCCTGGGGCCGGGACACTATCTCTTCAATGCAAGGATCAGCATCGAGCGGATCCGGACCATCCTGCCGATGGAGTTCCCGGAGGGCGATTACGAGACCCTGGGGGGATTTCTCCTGGCCCGGATGGGACGGATTCCGAAAAAGCGGGATACGTTCCCGATCGGCCCGGTGATATTCATCGTCGAGGATGCGGGGGAGCGGGCCGTGCGGGAAGTCGCGGCCCGGTTCTCGCCGGAACTGGAACGGTTGGCCGGCGATGGAGGAGGCGGAGGTGGTTCATGGTCCGTGGAGAAAACATGA
- a CDS encoding NTP transferase domain-containing protein: MIERKKGEGDLLCLVLAAGKGTRMKSDLAKVLHSLCGRPLLAYVVDTARRVGAARTVIIIGHQADRVRESVRGEDLVFVEQKEQLGTGHAVRIARDNFRDWKGPILILCGDVPLLTPKTLESLLLEHHASGAAVTVLTTVLEDPGSYGRVIKGEDGEVLRIVEARDASEEERRVREINAGIYCAGGGFLAEAVGEIRNENAQKEYYLTDIVEIARGRGLRVRSVVADFPPEVMGINTPEDLGEAERLVRSGFLGSCTS, encoded by the coding sequence ATGATCGAACGGAAGAAGGGAGAGGGCGATCTGCTTTGTCTCGTCCTGGCGGCGGGAAAGGGGACGCGGATGAAGTCGGACCTGGCCAAGGTGCTCCATTCCCTCTGCGGACGGCCGCTCCTGGCCTATGTCGTGGATACCGCCAGACGGGTCGGTGCGGCCAGGACGGTGATCATTATCGGTCACCAGGCGGATCGGGTCCGGGAGAGCGTCCGGGGAGAAGACCTGGTATTCGTGGAACAGAAGGAGCAGTTGGGAACCGGCCATGCCGTACGCATCGCCCGGGACAACTTCCGGGACTGGAAAGGGCCGATCCTGATCCTCTGCGGCGATGTGCCCCTGCTGACCCCGAAGACGCTGGAGTCGCTCCTGCTGGAACACCATGCCAGCGGGGCCGCGGTGACCGTCCTCACGACCGTTCTGGAAGACCCCGGCAGTTACGGACGTGTGATCAAGGGGGAAGACGGGGAAGTCCTGCGCATCGTCGAGGCCCGGGACGCCAGTGAAGAGGAGAGAAGGGTCCGGGAGATCAATGCCGGAATCTACTGCGCCGGGGGAGGCTTCCTGGCCGAGGCGGTCGGGGAGATCCGGAACGAAAACGCCCAGAAGGAGTATTATCTGACGGACATTGTGGAGATCGCCCGGGGCCGGGGACTTCGGGTCCGGTCTGTCGTGGCGGACTTTCCGCCGGAAGTGATGGGCATCAACACACCGGAAGATCTCGGGGAAGCGGAGCGGCTTGTCCGATCCGGGTTTCTCGGCTCCTGCACCTCATGA
- the dusB gene encoding tRNA dihydrouridine synthase DusB, whose amino-acid sequence MSIPDILKIGSLAMVSRVWMAPMAGVTNLPFRLIARSCGCGMAFTEMVSANGLIRATRKTLHYLDSTDEDRPLGVQIFGSDPQVMARAARIVTDAGADLLDVNMGCPVKKVVKTGSGAALMKDPARVAAVLAAVREATPLPMTVKIRAGWNSRSVNAIEIAKIAESCGVDGITVHPRTAVQGYGGSADWTLIGAVREAVAVPVIGNGDIRRPSDALKMMRRTGCHAVMVGRACLGNPWIFGRIAAYREDGGDPAIPDPEEKMRVIVRHLELEIAAMGEQAGIRSFRKHALWYTKGERGGAQIRNVAGRLAEKRELLELLRSFYALERESPP is encoded by the coding sequence ATGAGCATTCCGGACATTCTGAAAATCGGGTCCCTGGCCATGGTCAGCCGGGTATGGATGGCCCCCATGGCCGGGGTGACGAACCTGCCTTTCCGGTTGATCGCCCGTTCCTGCGGCTGCGGGATGGCCTTCACGGAAATGGTGAGCGCCAACGGCCTGATCCGGGCAACCCGGAAGACCCTCCATTATCTTGATTCAACCGATGAGGACCGGCCCCTGGGCGTTCAGATCTTCGGCTCCGATCCGCAGGTCATGGCCCGGGCGGCCCGGATTGTGACAGACGCCGGGGCGGACCTGCTGGATGTCAACATGGGCTGTCCCGTAAAGAAGGTGGTCAAGACCGGATCCGGCGCGGCCCTGATGAAGGATCCCGCACGTGTCGCGGCCGTCCTGGCGGCGGTCCGTGAGGCGACGCCGCTGCCCATGACGGTCAAGATCCGGGCCGGCTGGAACAGCAGGTCCGTCAATGCGATAGAAATCGCAAAAATTGCAGAGAGTTGCGGAGTTGACGGCATCACGGTCCACCCCCGGACCGCCGTGCAGGGATACGGGGGCTCCGCCGACTGGACCCTGATCGGTGCCGTCCGGGAAGCGGTGGCGGTTCCGGTCATTGGAAACGGGGACATCCGGCGGCCTTCGGACGCCCTGAAGATGATGCGCCGGACGGGTTGTCATGCCGTCATGGTTGGACGGGCCTGTCTTGGAAATCCATGGATATTCGGGAGAATTGCCGCGTACAGAGAGGATGGGGGGGATCCCGCGATTCCGGATCCGGAGGAGAAGATGCGGGTCATTGTCCGTCACCTCGAGCTCGAGATCGCGGCTATGGGGGAGCAAGCCGGGATCCGCTCTTTCCGAAAGCATGCGCTCTGGTATACCAAGGGAGAACGGGGAGGGGCTCAGATCCGGAATGTTGCCGGCCGGCTTGCGGAGAAGCGTGAGCTTCTGGAACTTCTCCGGTCGTTCTACGCCCTTGAAAGGGAAAGTCCGCCTTGA
- a CDS encoding cell division protein ZapA has protein sequence MKKRFQVKILGQEFSVTSDDGEEHVTRVVALVNDRIEQIGTRSPKMPALHIAILAALNIADEYVKLEESSKDLSISLNERSEKLISLIDEVA, from the coding sequence TTGAAAAAACGATTTCAAGTCAAGATACTGGGGCAAGAATTTTCTGTAACCAGCGATGATGGGGAGGAACACGTTACACGTGTGGTTGCCTTGGTGAATGACCGGATCGAGCAGATCGGCACCCGGTCACCCAAGATGCCGGCCCTCCACATCGCCATCCTGGCTGCGCTGAATATCGCCGACGAATACGTGAAACTGGAGGAAAGCAGCAAGGATTTATCGATAAGCCTGAATGAGCGGTCGGAAAAACTGATTTCGCTGATCGACGAGGTTGCTTAG